The following are encoded together in the Triticum dicoccoides isolate Atlit2015 ecotype Zavitan chromosome 6B, WEW_v2.0, whole genome shotgun sequence genome:
- the LOC119322400 gene encoding spliceosome-associated protein 130 A-like — MYLYSLTLQRATGAVCAVIGSFSGRDSKKSNAAGSSTQEIAVARGGTLDLLRPDPETGRLRTLLSVDVFGAIRSLAQFRLTGATKDYLVVGSDSGRLVILEYSPDRNRFDKVHQETFGKSGCRRIVPGQLLSVDPKGRALCIAALEKQKLVYVLNRDASARLTISSPLEAHKSHTLTFALTALDCGFDNPVFGAIELEYGDSDRDPTGQAASHAQKLLTFYELDLGLNHVSRKVSEPVDNGANMLVTVPGGADGPSGLLVCCDNFVLYRNQGHPEVRAVIPRRVDLPAERGVLIVAAATHRQKSLFFFLLQTEYGDIFKVDLDHHGDTVSELRIKYFDTIPVASAICVLRSGFLFAASEFGNHALYQFRDIGRDVDVESSSATLMETEEGFQPVFFQPRALKNLVRIDEIESLMPIMDMRIANLFDEETPQVYTACGRGSRSTLRILRPGLAISEMARSMLPAEPIAVWTVKKNINDMFDAYIVVSFANVTLVLSIGETIEEVSDSQFLDTTHSLAVSLLGEDSLMQVHPNGIRHIREDGRVNEWRTPGKKTITKVGSNRLQVVIALSGGELIYFEMDMTGQLMEVEKQDMSGDVACLAIAPVPEGRQRSRFLAVGSYDNTIRILSLDPDDCLQPLSVQSVSSAPESLLFLEVQASVGGEDGADYPANLFLNAGLQNGVLFRTNVDMVTGQLSDTRSRFLGLRPPKLFPCIVSHRQAMLCLSSRPWLGYIHQGHFLLTPLSCDTLESAASFSSDQCSEGVVAVAGDALRIFTIERLGETFNETSIPLRYTPRKFVILPKKKYLAVIESDKGAFSAEQREAAKKECLEAAGAAENGNGNGDQMENGDGQEDGEESNTLPDEQYGYPKAESEKWVSCIRILDPRSTDTTCLLELQDNEAAVSICTVNFHDKEHGTLLAVGTTKGLQFWPKRSLASGFIHIYKFVNEGKSLELLHKTQVEEVPLSLCQFQGRLLAGVGSVLRLYDLGKRKLLRKCENKLFPRTIVSIHTYRDRIYVGDMQESFHYCKYRRDENQLYIFADDSVPRWLTAANHIDFDTMAGADKFGNIYFARLPQDLSDEIEEDPTGGKIKWEQGKLNGAPNKVEEIVQFHVGDVVTCLQKASLIPGGGECLIYGTVMGSVGALLAFTSREDVDFFSHLEMHLRQEHPPLCGRDHMAYRSAYFPVKDVIDGDLCEQYPALPADMQRKIADELDRTPGEILKKLEDIRNKII, encoded by the exons atgTACCTCTACAGCCTGACGCTGCAGCGGGCGACGGGCGCCGTGTGCGCCGTCATCGGCAGCTTCAGCGGCCGCGACTCGAAGAAGTCGAACGCCGCGGGCTCCTCCACGCAGGAGATCGCCGTCGCCCGCGGCGGCACGCTCGATCTCCTCCGCCCGGACCCGGAGACGGGCCGCCTCCGCACGCTCCTCTCCGTCGACGTCTTCGGCGCCATCCGCTCGCTCGCCCAGTTCCGCCTCACGGGGGCCACCAAGGACTACCTCGTCGTCGGCTCCGACTCCGGCCGCCTCGTCATCCTCGAGTACTCCCCCGACCGCAACCGCTTCGACAAGGTCCACCAGGAGACCTTCGGCAAGTCCGGCTGCCGCCGCATCGTGCCCGGCCAGCTCCTCTCCGTCGACCCCAAGGGCCGGGCGCTCTGCATCGCCGCCCTCGAGAAGCAGAAGCTCGTCTACGTCCTCAACCGCGACGCCTCCGCCCGCCTCACCATCTCCTCCCCGCTAGAGGCGCACAAGTCCCACACGCTCACCTTCGCCCTCACGGCCCTCGACTGCGGATTTGACAACCCTGTCTTTGGTGCCATCGAGCTCGAGTACGGTGACTCTGACCGTGACCCCACAGGGCAGGCTGCTAGCCACGCGCAGAAGCTCCTCACCTTCTACGAGCTCGACCTGGGGCTCAATCATGTTTCCCGCAAGGTCTCCGAGCCGGTTGACAATGGTGCTAATATGCTAGTGACAGTGCCTGGTGGTGCTGATGGCCCTAGCGGGCTTCTTGTTTGCTGTGACAACTTTGTCCTGTACCGGAATCAGGGCCACCCGGAGGTTCGTGCTGTCATTCCACGCCGTGTTGACCTCCCGGCTGAGCGTGGCGTCCTCATAGTTGCTGCTGCCACGCACAGGCAGAAgagcttgttcttcttcttactACAGACTGAGTATGGTGATATCTTCAAGGTTGACCTGGACCACCATGGTGATACTGTTAGTGAGCTCAGGATCAAATATTTTGACACCATACCTGTGGCATCTGCTATCTGTGTGCTGCGGTCAGGCTTCCTCTTTGCTGCTTCTGAGTTTGGCAACCATGCACTTTACCAATTCCGTGATATTGGCCGGGATGTGGATGTTGAGTCCTCCTCTGCGACACTGATGGAGACAGAGGAGGGGTTCCAGCCAGTGTTCTTTCAGCCGAGGGCACTCAAGAACCTTGTCCGGATTGATGAGATAGAGAGCCTCATGCCAATCATGGACATGCGTATTGCAAATTTATTCGACGAGGAAACACCCCAGGTGTACACAGCTTGTGGCCGTGGCTCACGCTCCACGCTGCGCATCCTTAGGCCTGGCCTTGCCATCAGCGAGATGGCCCGATCAATGCTGCCTGCTGAGCCCATTGCTGTTTGGACTGTCAAGAAGAATATCAATGACATGTTTGACGCCTACATTGTTGTGTCCTTTGCTAATGTCACACTTGTGCTCTCAATTGGAGAGACCATTGAAGAAGTCAGCGACAGCCAGTTCCTGGACACCACTCACTCACTAGCAGTTTCGCTCCTTGGTGAGGATTCTCTCATGCAGGTCCACCCGAACGGTATCAGGCATATCAGGGAGGATGGCCGTGTCAATGAGTGGAGGACGCCTGGGAAGAAAACTATCACCAAGGTTGGATCAAACCGGCTCCAGGTGGTAATTGCCCTCAGTGGTGGAGAGCTCATCTATTTTGAGATGGATATGACAGGTCAGCTCATGGAGGTGGAGAAGCAGGACATGTCTGGTGATGTCGCGTGCCTGGCCATTGCCCCCGTTCCTGAAGGGAGGCAAAGGTCCCGTTTTCTCGCAGTTGGCTCCTATGATAACACCATCAGGATACTCTCCCTTGACCCCGATGACTGCTTGCAGCCTCTTAGTGTACAAAGTGTGTCCTCGGCTCCGGAATCTCTCTTGTTCTTAGAAGTACAGGCATCAGTTGGTGGCGAGGATGGTGCAGATTATCCAGCCAACCTTTTCCTTAATGCTGGTTTGCAGAATGGTGTCCTTTTCCGAACCAATGTTGACATGGTCACTGGTCAGCTATCAGACACACGGTCTCGATTCCTTGGTCTGAGACCTCCAAAGCTGTTTCCCTGCATAGTTAGCCACCGACAAGCAATGCTTTGCCTGTCCAGCCGCCCCTGGCTTGGCTATATACATCAAGGTCACTTCCTCTTGACACCACTCTCATGCGACACACTTGAGTCTGCTGCGTCGTTCTCTTCTGACCAGTGCTCAGaaggtgttgttgctgttgctggagACGCTCTGCGTATTTTCACCATCGAACGTCTGGGAGAGACATTCAATGAGACATCTATCCCTCTGCGTTACACCCCGAGGAAATTTGTGATACTACCAAAAAAGAAATACCTTGCAGTCATTGAGAGTGACAAGGGTGCATTTAGCGCAGAACAGCGAGAAGCTGCTAAGAAGGAGTGCCTTGAGGCTGCTGGTGCGGCAGAAAATGGAAATGGTAATGGGGATCAAATGGAGAATGGTGATGGTCAAGAAGATGGTGAGGAGAGTAACACACTTCCTGATGAACAATATGGTTACCCAAAGGCAGAATCAGAAAAGTGGGTTTCctgcattagaattcttgatccgAGGAGCACGGACACAACTTGTCTTCTGGAATTGCAGGACAATGAGGCGGCTGTCAGTATTTGCACTGTGAATTTCCATGATAAGGAGCATGGTACTCTTCTGGCTGTTGGTACTACCAAGGGATTGCAGTTCTGGCCAAAGAGGAGCCTTGCTTCTGGTTTCATCCACATATACAAGTTTGTCAATGAAGGGAAGTCGCTTGAACTTCTTCACAAAACACAAGTGGAGGAAGTGCCTCTTTCTTTGTGCCAGTTTCAGGGTCGGTTGCTTGCAGGTGTTGGTTCAGTGCTGAGGTTATATGATCTGGGGAagagaaagttgctcagaaaatgtGAAAACAAGCTTTTCCCAAGGACAATAGTGTCTATTCATACTTACCGTGATAGGATCTATGTTGGTGATATGCAAGAG TCGTTTCATTATTGCAAGTACAGACGGGACGAAAACCAGCTGTATATCTTTGCTGATGACAGTGTTCCTAGATGGCTTACAGCAGCAAATCACATAGATTTCGACACTATGGCAGGAGCCGACAAGTTTGGGAACATATATTTTGCTCGTCTTCCCCAGGATCTCTCAGATGAAATTGAGGAAGACCCAACTGGAGGCAAGATTAAATGGGAGCAAGGGAAGTTAAATGGTGCTCCAAACAAAGTGGAGGAGATTGTGCAGTTTCATGTTGGTGATGTTGTGACATGTTTGCAGAAGGCTTCTTTGATACCTGGCGGAGGTGAATGTCTTATTTATGGGACTGTGATGGGTAGTGTTGGAGCACTGCTTGCATTCACCTCCAGGGAAGATGTTGACTTCTTCTCTCATTTGGAGATGCATCTCCGCCAGGAGCATCCACCATTATGTGGAAGAGATCACATGGCCTACAGATCTGCATATTTCCCAGTGAAG GATGTGATTGATGGTGATCTCTGTGAGCAGTATCCAGCCCTCCCAGCTGATATGCAGAGGAAGATTGCCGATGAGCTTGACCGAACTCCAGGTGAAATCCTGAAGAAGCTGGAAGACATCAGAAACAAAATCATCTAG